One window from the genome of Bubalus kerabau isolate K-KA32 ecotype Philippines breed swamp buffalo chromosome 17, PCC_UOA_SB_1v2, whole genome shotgun sequence encodes:
- the KLK9 gene encoding kallikrein-9: MWLGFLCALLSLLEGQGWADTRAIGAKECRPNSQPWQAGLFYLTHLFCGATLISDRWLLTAAHCRKRYLWVRLGEHHLWKWEGPEQLFRATDFFPHPGFNQDLTAQDHNNDIMLVRLPRKAHLGPAVQPLNLSQTCVSPGTQCLISGWGAVSSPKVEYPLTLQCANISILEPRLCRRAYPGHISDSMLCAGLWEGGRGSCQGDSGGPLVCNGTLAGVVSGGSEPCSRPRRPAVYTSVCHYLDWIQETMEDN; the protein is encoded by the exons ATGTGGCTAGGattcctctgtgctctgctttcGCTCCTGGAAG ggcagggctgggcagacACCCGAGCCATCGGGGCCAAGGAATGTCGCCCCAACTCGCAGCCCTGGCAGGCTGGGCTGTTCTACCTCACCCACCTCTTCTGCGGGGCGACCCTTATCAGTGACCGCTGGCTGCTTACAGCTGCCCACTGCCGCAAACG GTATCTGTGGGTCCGCCTTGGGGAGCACCACCTCTGGAAATGGGAAGGTCCAGAGCAGCTGTTCCGGGCCACAGACTTCTTCCCTCACCCTGGGTTCAACCAGGACCTCACTGCCCAGGACCACAACAATGACATCATGTTGGTTCGTCTGCCCCGGAAGGCACATCTAGGCCCTGCCGTGCAGCCCCTCAACCTCAGCCAGACCTGCGTCTCCCCAGGCACCCAGTGCCTCATCTCAGGCTGGGGGGCCGTGTCTAGTCCTAAGG TGGAGTACCCACTGACGCTGCAGTGTGCCAACATCAGCATCCTGGAGCCCAGACTCTGCCGCCGGGCGTATCCAGGCCACATCTCCGACAGCATGCTCTGTGCGGGCCTGTGGGAGGGGGGCCGGGGCTCCTGCCAG GGTGACTCTGGGGGCCCCCTGGTTTGCAATGGGACCCTGGCCGGTGTGGTGTCCGGGGGCTCGGAACCCTGCTCCAGGCCCCGGCGCCCTGCCGTCTATACAAGTGTGTGCCACTACCTGGACTGGATTCAAGAAACCATGGAGGACAACTGA
- the KLK10 gene encoding kallikrein-10 yields MTHPHLHLSAASGAQGGLGKLLLLPLLMAQFWVSEALLLPANDTSSNFVASGAPCAHGSQPWQVSLFNGLSFHCAGVLVDRSWVLTAAHCGNNKPLWARVGDDHLLLLQGEQLRRTSRPIVHPKYQQGSGPILPRRTDEHDLMLLKLGRPVVPGPRVRPLRLPFRCTQPGDQCQIAGWATTSSRRVKYNKGLSCSRVTILSPKECEVFYPGVITSNMMCAGLDQGQDPCQSDSGGPLVCDETLQGILSWGVYPCGSAQHPAVYTQICKYRSWIEKTIRSN; encoded by the exons ATGACACACCCACATCTCCACCTCTCCGCCGCCTCCGGCGCTCAAGGCGGCCtggggaagctgctgctgctgccgctactgATGGCGCAATTCTGGG TCTCGGAGGCTCTGCTGCTCCCCGCAAACGACACAAGCTCCAACTTCGTGGCCTCCGGCGCCCCGTGCGCTCACGGCTCCCAGCCCTGGCAGGTGTCCCTCTTCAATGGCCTTTCGTTCCACTGCGCCGGCGTCCTGGTGGACAGGAGTTGGGTGCTCACCGCTGCACACTGCGGGAACAATAA gccccTGTGGGCTCGAGTCGGGGAtgaccacctgctgctgctgcagggcGAACAGCTGCGCCGGACCTCTCGTCCTATCGTCCACCCCAAGTACCAGCAGGGCTCGGGCCCCATCCTGCCGAGGCGCACGGACGAGCACGACCTCATGCTGCTGAAGCTCGGCAGGCCCGTGGTGCCGGGACCTCGAGTGCGGCCCCTGCGCCTGCCCTTCCGCTGCACACAGCCCGGGGACCAGTGCCAGATCGCCGGCTGGGCCACCACATCCTCTCGGAGAG TGAAGTACAACAAGGGCCTGAGTTGCTCCAGGGTCACTATCCTGAGCCCTAAGGAGTGTGAAGTCTTCTATCCTGGCGTGATCACCAGCAACATGATGTGTGCAGGACTGGATCAGGGCCAGGACCCCTGCCAG AGTGACTCTGGTGGCCCTCTGGTCTGTGACGAGACCCTGCAGGGCATCCTTTCGTGGGGCGTTTACCCCTGCGGCTCTGCCCAGCATCCAGCCGTCTACACTCAGATCTGCAAGTACCGCTCTTGGATAGAGAAGACCATCCGCTCCAATTGA
- the KLK11 gene encoding kallikrein-11 produces the protein MMTLQLIMFALVTGHVAGETRIIKGYECPPHSQPWQVALFQKTRLLCGATLIAPRWLLTAAHCRKPWVRGPGRGREGRRLEMERRRVSHFSRYVVHLGAHSLQRQDGCEQTRTATESFPHPEFNNSLPNKDHRNDIMLVKMVTPAHLTWAVRPLTVSPHCVPAGANCLISGWGTMSSPQLHLPHTLRCANITIIKHRECEDAYPGNITDTMVCASVRKEGKDSCQGDSGGPLVCNGSLQGIISWGQDPCAVSKKPGVYTKVCKYVDWIQKTMKNN, from the exons ATGATGACTCTGCAATTAATCATGTTTGCTCTGGTGACAG GGCACGTTGCGGGAGAGACCAGAATCATCAAGGGCTACGAGTGCCCCCCTCATTCTCAGCCCTGGCAGGTGGCTCTGTTCCAGAAGACGAGGCTGCTCTGCGGGGCCACGCTCATCGCCCCCAGATGGCTCCTGACAGCAGCCCACTGCCGCAAGCCGTGGGTgcgggggccggggcggggccgggagggGAGGCGGCTGGAGATGGAGAGACGG CGTGTCTCCCACTTCAGCCGATACGTCGTTCACCTGGGAGCGCACAGCCTCCAGCGGCAGGATGGCTGTGAGCAGACGCGAACTGCCACCGAGTCCTTCCCCCACCCAGAATTCAACAACAGCCTCCCCAACAAAGACCACCGCAACGACATCATGCTGGTGAAGATGGTGACCCCGGCCCACCTCACCTGGGCCGTGCGACCCCTCACCGTGTCACCGCACTGTGTCCCCGCTGGTGCCAACTGCCTCATTTCCGGCTGGGGCACCATGTCCAGCCCCCAGT TGCACCTGCCCCATACCTTGCGATGCGCCAACATCACCATCATCAAGCACAGGGAGTGTGAGGACGCCTACCCTGGCAACATCACAGACACCATGGTGTGTGCCAGTGTCCGCAAAGAGGGCAAGGACTCCTGCCAG GGTGACTCTGGGGGCCCTCTGGTCTGTAACGGGTCTCTTCAAGGCATCATCTCCTGGGGCCAGGATCCATGTGCTGTCTCCAAAAAGCCTGGTGTTTACACAAAGGTCTGCAAATATGTGGACTGGATCCAGAAGACCATGAAGAACAATTAG